TACACAGTTTTGAATTTGCCTTTCTTCGGGAGTTAAATCATTTGTTTTTATTTCAAAATCGTCAAAGGCGGAAACGAATTCTCTTTTACGCTTAACCGAGTTTATTGCCGAATTATAGGCAATCCTCATAAGCCACGTAGAAAAAGAAGACTCTCCGCGGAATTTAGGCAGGGCCGAAAAAGTTTTAAGCATTATGTCCTGCACAAAATCTTCCGAGTCATCATGGTTTTTAAAAAAGCTCATTCCCAAAGAATAGACACGCTTTTGATACTTTGAAGCAATGAGGCTGAAGGCTTCGGTATTTCCCGCAAGGACGGCCTTACATAAGAGGCGGTCTTGCACGGCTTCAGGAGATTCTTTTCTGAGTAAATTGGGAAATTTAATCATCTTTCAGTTTCTCCTTTCCGGCCTTAGATGAAATAAAATAGTAGAGCAAAAGACCGATACCGCAGCTTAAGGGTACAAGACCGCCCAAAAGTACATAGCTTAGTCCGTCTATGATCGAAAACAAAACGGTCAAAACACCGCCTATCATCAATAAAAGGATACCCGAAATAAGGCAAAATCCCGATAAATTAAATTTTATCGGAGTATATGTTTTAGTTTGAATTTGACAGATTATCTGCTTGTTACGCCAAAACAAGTAGAAAAAAATTAAAACGCCGGCCATAACAATACCGACTATGGGAACAACAGCTATAATAATTTGTGCAGCTGCAACGGGTTGTCCGCTCATTTTAATCCTCCAAAATATGATTCTAGGAACCTCATTCCAAAATAACAAAGTCCTTAAAATATATGCGTTTTATACGGGATAAATTTAGAATAGAATTTATCTCGGCCAATACTTCTTTTTTAACCTCGTTTTCAGGCATGGTATAAAGCTCATATACGGTTTTTTGCGAAAACCAGTCAATAAGGCTGTTTCGGATATCTTCTTTTTTTTGGACAAGTTCTTCCTCAAAGGCCTTATCCTCAGAATTATACTCCAAAACGGGAAAAACGACAAGGGTTCCGGGCGCGGTATCGGCTGTAGGAATCCTAAGCCGCCCCAAGTCGGAATAAAGGGCCTTTTTTCCGCGTATCTCCGAAGGAGTTTCAGACCTTAAACCCTCATCTGTGTTTTTTTTCTTAAAAAGAGAGAAAACGGAACCTGCAATTATAATAAGGATTATTGCAAGAAGTACATATTTAAGGAATTTATATAATTTTAAGCCCTTCCGGTTATTTTTACACATATAAACCTTCTATTTTAAAAACCTAATTTTTTGCCAAAAAACCGCCTACAGGATATTGGAAAATTCTAAGGTCGAATTCGTGGACGGCCGCAAAAAGATGGTCGAAAATATCGGCTTGAATCTTTTCGTATTCTCCCCAGTTGGTTGTTGCGGTAAAAACATAAATCTCCAAGGGGATGCCTGTAGCTCCCGGTTCAAGCTGGCGCACCAAAAAGGTCAAATCCTTTCTTAAAGTATCAAGGCTTTGAAGATAGCGCGTAACATACATTCTAAAGGTGCCGATATTGGTAAGTCTTCTATCGTTTAAGGGATGCTCCGTATCGCTTCCGTATTGGGCACTTATGTCCGAGCTTTCAACTTCGGCAAAGTAGGATTTTAAAAGATCTATCTTCCCTACCCTGCGTCTCAGTTCTTCATCCATAAATTTTACGGAAGAAACATCCAAAAAGATTGAACGCTTGATACGCCTTCCTCCCGTTTCCTGCATACCCCGCCAGTTTTTAAAGCCGCTTTGCATCAGGTCGCTTGTCGGTAAAACGGAAATGGTTTTATCCCAGTTTTGAATTTTTATCGTATGTAAGGCGACCTCGGTAACATCTCCGTCGGCATCATATTTTGGAACCGAAATCCAATCGCCTCTTCTAACCAAATCATAGGAAGAAATCTGGAGGCTTGCCACAAAAGAAAGAATCGTCTCGCGGAAGACCAAAAGAAGAACAGCCGTCATAGCTCCTATTCCGCTTAAAAGAGACCATGGAGACTTTCCGCTGATTGTTCCTGCAGCGATGATAAAGCCTGCAATATAAACAATTAAGATAAAAACCTGAACATAACTGCGGTAAGGCTTTCCCGCAAATCGGGGTTCGTTTTCAGTATAGGCTGTAAGCCCGTCCAAGAGGCCGTGCAAAAGTCTTATTATTATCCATATCGAAATAAGGCTTGCAAGTTTTTGCATAAGCCCCGCTCCGAAACTTAATTTTAGAGACAAAAAATTAAAGGCAAAAATATATATAATCAGCGAAACACGTTCTACATGAATTTTATCAAAAATATAATCATCCAGTTTGCTCTTTGTTTTGGCTGTAATGCGGGACAGTATTTTTTTTACCGTTCCCGACAGTATTTTCTTTAACACTTTATGAAGAATAAAAGAAACAGCCAAAACGGCAATCAGCCAAAAAATATCGCCTCTCACTGAATATTCCGAAAGCCATTTTTGAACATTATCCAATAAATTTTGCATAAAATACGATACCTCTTAAAATATTCTTTAATTCTAATTAAAATGGAACAGTCTGTAAAGAGGATTTGAAAATCCCTGTTCTTGATTCACCAGTAAAACTGTGCTATATTAAACCTATGAGAATAGCTATTATCGACGATGAAAAGCTCATCTGTGAAGGGCTAAAAATTATTTTTCAATCCTATCCCGATATCGAGGTTATTGCAACAGGCAGCAACGGAAACGATGCCCTAAAAATATGCGAAGAAAAAAATCCTGAGCTCCTCCTCATGGATATAAGGATGCCGGAATGTAACGGTGTAGAAGCAACAAAAAAAATAAAAAAAAGTTTCCCCGATATAAAAATATTGATTCTCACAACCTTTAATGATACCGAATATATTCAAAAAGCCCTTCAATACGGAGCATCGGGCTATCTTTTAAAGGACAGTTCTCCGGACGTAATCTATGACGGAATCAAGGCCGCTATTTCAGGGAACATCGTTATAAATCCTGAAGTTGCAAAAAACATGCTTTTTGAAAATCATGAAGAGGAAGAAAGAGTTATAAGGCCCTTGACTGAAATTCAAGACGAGTTCGGCTTGAGCCAAAAGGAAATAGAAATTATAAGACTTGTTTCGGAAGGGCTTTCAAATAAACAGATTGCCTACAAGCAAGGACTTTCGGAAGGCACAATAAAAAACAATATTTCCGTAATATTCGATAAGACCTTTGTCTCCGATAGAACACAGCTGGCCGCCTTTGCCTTTAAAAACGGGATTGTATAAATTCCTAATCTTCAATTTATAATCGTTAATTTATCCCCTGCTTGAAAAAAAACTATAGTTTGAATATAATCCAAAAATAACTTACAAGTTACTTTGGAGTGCTTAAAGGTATGGAAACTAAATCTTTTTTTAAGAAAGAAATTGGGGCAGAAAACTTTATATTTTTAGCTTTGTTTTCTGCTTTCTTTTTTGGGGTCGGCTCGGTTATGGGCGGCGTAAATATGATTAAAACCATGATGGAAACAGGCTTTGATTTGCTTATCAATATCTGTTTGTATTTAATGGCTGTAGCGGTATTGGCCGGAGCTATTTCGGGACTTTTTTCGGAATTCGGCACCATCGCTTTGATTAACAAAATCCTGTCCAAACTGATGAAACCCTTGTACGACTTACCGGGAGCTTCCTCCCTCGGTATCTTAAACTGCTTTTTATCGGATAACCCCGCAATTTTAACACTTGCCGATGACGATAATTTTAGACGCTATTTTAAACAGTACCAGCTTCCTGCTCTTACAAACCTTGGCACAGCCTTCGGTATGGGCTTAATTACCACAACGGCAATGATGGGCTTAAACGTAAAATCGGCAGTTCCTGCAGCTTTGATAGGAAACGTCGGGGCAATAGCCGGAAGTATAGTTTCAGTACGCTTGATGATCTACTTTTCAAAAAAACGCTACGGAACGGAAGCCTTTGTTTCTACAAAAAGAGTTGATCCCATCCCCGAAAAAATGCGCCCAGTCAGAGAAGGCGGAGCCGGAGGAAGGTTTATTCAGGCTATGCTTGACGGAGGCAAATCGGGTGTCAGCATGGGTTTAGCCATTATTCCGGGCGTAGTAATTATCTGCACAATAGTTATAATGCTTACAAACGGCCCTAGTGCCGACGGTACATATACCGGAGGAGCCCGCGAAGGAATCGCCGTTCTTCCATGGATTGGTCAAAAACTAAGTTTTATATTGAACCCTATTTACGGCTTCAGCAGCCCTGAAGCTATCTCCGTTCCGATTACGGCACTCGGTTCTACAGGAGCTGCCCTCGGCATTATAAAAGAAATGTCTTTAGCCGGAAAAATAAATGCAAACGATATAGCAGTCTTTACAGCCATCTGCATGTGCTGGAGCGGTTATATTTCTACCCATATCGCAATGATGGATGCTCTCGACACAAAGGAGATGACGGGCAAGGCTATTTTAAGCCACACTATCGGCGGCCTCTTTGCAGGCTTTGTCGCCCACATTATAGCCTTTGTGCTCTAAACCGATGGCAAGCATAATG
The DNA window shown above is from Treponema denticola and carries:
- a CDS encoding response regulator transcription factor; protein product: MRIAIIDDEKLICEGLKIIFQSYPDIEVIATGSNGNDALKICEEKNPELLLMDIRMPECNGVEATKKIKKSFPDIKILILTTFNDTEYIQKALQYGASGYLLKDSSPDVIYDGIKAAISGNIVINPEVAKNMLFENHEEEERVIRPLTEIQDEFGLSQKEIEIIRLVSEGLSNKQIAYKQGLSEGTIKNNISVIFDKTFVSDRTQLAAFAFKNGIV
- a CDS encoding mechanosensitive ion channel family protein codes for the protein MQNLLDNVQKWLSEYSVRGDIFWLIAVLAVSFILHKVLKKILSGTVKKILSRITAKTKSKLDDYIFDKIHVERVSLIIYIFAFNFLSLKLSFGAGLMQKLASLISIWIIIRLLHGLLDGLTAYTENEPRFAGKPYRSYVQVFILIVYIAGFIIAAGTISGKSPWSLLSGIGAMTAVLLLVFRETILSFVASLQISSYDLVRRGDWISVPKYDADGDVTEVALHTIKIQNWDKTISVLPTSDLMQSGFKNWRGMQETGGRRIKRSIFLDVSSVKFMDEELRRRVGKIDLLKSYFAEVESSDISAQYGSDTEHPLNDRRLTNIGTFRMYVTRYLQSLDTLRKDLTFLVRQLEPGATGIPLEIYVFTATTNWGEYEKIQADIFDHLFAAVHEFDLRIFQYPVGGFLAKN
- a CDS encoding RNA polymerase sigma factor, which encodes MIKFPNLLRKESPEAVQDRLLCKAVLAGNTEAFSLIASKYQKRVYSLGMSFFKNHDDSEDFVQDIMLKTFSALPKFRGESSFSTWLMRIAYNSAINSVKRKREFVSAFDDFEIKTNDLTPEERQIQNCVKNAIRRAVSGLPEKYRICIDLYFFYDMPYADIESVTGIPVNTIKSHIFRSKKILKTELEHQGIYGQEESPEYPVLFKLNLAYDM
- a CDS encoding CD0519/CD1768 family membrane protein; this translates as METKSFFKKEIGAENFIFLALFSAFFFGVGSVMGGVNMIKTMMETGFDLLINICLYLMAVAVLAGAISGLFSEFGTIALINKILSKLMKPLYDLPGASSLGILNCFLSDNPAILTLADDDNFRRYFKQYQLPALTNLGTAFGMGLITTTAMMGLNVKSAVPAALIGNVGAIAGSIVSVRLMIYFSKKRYGTEAFVSTKRVDPIPEKMRPVREGGAGGRFIQAMLDGGKSGVSMGLAIIPGVVIICTIVIMLTNGPSADGTYTGGAREGIAVLPWIGQKLSFILNPIYGFSSPEAISVPITALGSTGAALGIIKEMSLAGKINANDIAVFTAICMCWSGYISTHIAMMDALDTKEMTGKAILSHTIGGLFAGFVAHIIAFVL
- a CDS encoding flagellar basal body-associated FliL family protein, with the translated sequence MCKNNRKGLKLYKFLKYVLLAIILIIIAGSVFSLFKKKNTDEGLRSETPSEIRGKKALYSDLGRLRIPTADTAPGTLVVFPVLEYNSEDKAFEEELVQKKEDIRNSLIDWFSQKTVYELYTMPENEVKKEVLAEINSILNLSRIKRIYFKDFVILE